The sequence GGCGAATACTTCCAGAACTGGGAGACGGCCGGGAACGTGTGGATCACGGTGTTCGACAGCTCGCCGTCCTTCCGCTCGACCTTCCGGACGTAGATGTTCTGGACCGGGTTGCCGTGGGCGTCGAGCTTGATGGGCCCCCGCGGGGCGTCGGGGATCTCCACCTTCTTGAGCGCCGCCAGGAACCGGTCCCGGTCTTCGACGTTGCCACCGACCGCCTTGGCTGCCTCGGTGATCCAGCGGGCGGCCGTGTAGCAGGTCTCCCCGTAGTAGCCGGGGACCTTGCCGAACCTGGTCCGGAAGTCCTTGACGAACTTCCGGTTCACCGGCGTGTCGATGGCCGCGCTGTAGATCAGCGGGCTCACGCCCCCGATCGCCTCGTCGCCCAGCGAGGGCAGCACGAACTCGTCGAACGTCGTGCCGCCGCCGATGAGCGGGAACCGGGCCTTCAGCCCGGCGTCCTGGTACTGCTTGGGGAAGCGGAGGGAGGAGGCGGCGACCATCACGGCGAAGACCGCGTCGGTGTCCCGGCGGATCTGGGACAGGTAGGGGGCGAAATCGGTGGTGCCGAGCGGCGGCCAGAGCTTCTGGATCACCTGCCCGCCCGACTCCTCGAAGGTGCGCTGGAAGCCCGCCACCTGCTCCCAGCCGAACGCGTAGTCCATGGCGACCGTGACGACCTTCTTGTAGCCGAGGGTCCTGGCCACCCACTCGCCGAACGGCTGGTTGGGCTGGCTCGACGTCCATCCGGTGCGGACGAGCCAGCGCACCGGCTTCCGCTGGGTGAGGTCGTCGGCGGAGACCACCGGGAAGAGCATCGGGACCTGGTACTCGTCGATCTTCGGCGCCAGGGCGTAGCCTTCGCTGGCGAGCAGGACTCCGGCCAGGACGTGGACCCGGTCGCTCTCCACGAGCTTCCGGAGCTTGGTCAGCGCGACCGGCGGCTGCGCCTGGGTGTCCTCGACGATCACCTCGACCTTGCGGCCGGCGATCTGGTGGCCGATCTCCTCCAGGTACATCGCGAACCCGTTGGTCATGTCCTTGCCGACCGCGGCGGCGCCTCCGGTCATGGGCGCCAGGAAGCCGACCTTGATCGGCCCCTTCTGGGCCCAGGCCGGTCCCGTCCCCCACGCGGTCGCCGCGACCACGGCCAGCACTGCGAGCGCGCCGAGCTTCTTCCCCATGTCGGACCTCCTCCGCTGCGTGAGCTGCCGGACGGCCCCCGTGATCCCCTCGGGAGCGTAGACGATGGTGCCGATGTAGACGGCGCCCAGGATCAGGAGCCAGCGATGCGTGTAGACGCTGACCAGATTCTTGAGGAAGACGATGGTGGCCGCCCCCACCGCCGGCCCGATCAGGGTGCCGCGCCCGCCGAGGGCCACCATGAGCAGCACCTCCACCGAGGTGGCCAGCTCCACGTCGGCCGGGCTCACGAAGCCGTTGTAGTAGGCCCAGAGCACGCCGGCCAACCCGCCGACGCCGCCGGCGATGACGAAGCCGATGTACTTGTGGAGCCACACGTGGTACCCGAGCGTCCGCATCCGGGACTCGCTCTCGCGGATGCCGACCAGGCTTTGCCCGAACGGCGACTGCACGACGACCCAGAGGATCGCGAAGGCGATCGCGAAGCCGACCAGCGCGAAGTAGTAAAACGGCAGCGGGCTCGCCAGCGACCACGGCAGACCCAGGGCGGGTCGGGGCACTCCCGAGATGCCGTTGTCGCCCTGGGTCAGGGTCACCCAGCGGTGGGCGAGGCCCCACACGACCATGCCGAGCGCCAGCGTGATCATGAGGAAGTACACGCCGGTGGCCCGGAGGGCGACCAGGCCGAAGACGCCGGCGACGATCAGCGCCAGGCCGACCCCGACGACCAGCGTGACCCAGAAGCCCGCCCCGTGGCGCGTCGTCAGCACCCCGACGCTGTAGGCCCCGAGGC comes from Candidatus Methylomirabilota bacterium and encodes:
- a CDS encoding ABC transporter substrate-binding protein, encoding VPPLLSSYLLTLVTQALIYAILAMSLDLLLGYTGLTSLGHAAYLGLGAYSVGVLTTRHGAGFWVTLVVGVGLALIVAGVFGLVALRATGVYFLMITLALGMVVWGLAHRWVTLTQGDNGISGVPRPALGLPWSLASPLPFYYFALVGFAIAFAILWVVVQSPFGQSLVGIRESESRMRTLGYHVWLHKYIGFVIAGGVGGLAGVLWAYYNGFVSPADVELATSVEVLLMVALGGRGTLIGPAVGAATIVFLKNLVSVYTHRWLLILGAVYIGTIVYAPEGITGAVRQLTQRRRSDMGKKLGALAVLAVVAATAWGTGPAWAQKGPIKVGFLAPMTGGAAAVGKDMTNGFAMYLEEIGHQIAGRKVEVIVEDTQAQPPVALTKLRKLVESDRVHVLAGVLLASEGYALAPKIDEYQVPMLFPVVSADDLTQRKPVRWLVRTGWTSSQPNQPFGEWVARTLGYKKVVTVAMDYAFGWEQVAGFQRTFEESGGQVIQKLWPPLGTTDFAPYLSQIRRDTDAVFAVMVAASSLRFPKQYQDAGLKARFPLIGGGTTFDEFVLPSLGDEAIGGVSPLIYSAAIDTPVNRKFVKDFRTRFGKVPGYYGETCYTAARWITEAAKAVGGNVEDRDRFLAALKKVEIPDAPRGPIKLDAHGNPVQNIYVRKVERKDGELSNTVIHTFPAVSQFWKYSP